ACCAAGTATTTGTATTCCGGTTATCAGGACCCGAACCATTTCGGAACAGAAGGAATTGATCCAGGATTTGATAACTGGTCAGAATATGAACCGACTGGTCCTGGATCAACTGCAAATCCGGGTGGAGATCGCCGCGGAGGATATTCTTTCGGGAAAGCAGCTTTAGGCAACGGCGAATCTTTCGAATTGGATTACGCATACCTGATCAAAAGCGAAGGCGTACAAACCGCCGCTATTTTCGATCCTGTAAATGCATTATTCGCAAAAGCAACGGCTGTCAGAAACGCTTTCTTAAGCAACGAAGGACCATGTGGGATCGACTTTGGTACCGTTCCGGAAGATTTGGGAGTGGAAGAAAGCATGATCAATGGGGATTCCTATACGGTTTACCCGAATCCAACTACCGGTTCTGTGCGCATCAACGGAATTTCAGAAGCAGGAGCAACCATTCATGTGTTTGATATCAACGGAAAATTGCTTCAAACAATATCCGGTTATCAAACCATGCAGGAGATTGACCTGAGCGGTTTGGATGGAAACCTGTTCATCATCCGAATTACTGACGGTTCCAAATATTCGCAAAAAAGAGTTGTGAAACACTAAGTGTTAAGTGACTGAGCCTAGTCGAAGTCACCCTGGAATTAAAACCCATTCGTCATCCGGCGGATGGGTTTTTGTTTATAATTCGTTGATTAATTCAGGATTTGAAGCTCCTGCTTTCGGAATAAGAAACTAGATTTGCGTACAGGACACACATTCTTTTTTATGAAGCTTGATCAAAACATAAAAGTAGCTGTAGACGCCATTGTTTTCGGGTATTCCGGGAATAAACTAAGCGTGTTGCTCATCAAGCAAAAATTTGGTGTCATGAAACAGCAATGGGCTTTGGTAGGCGGTTTTGTAAAGGACGATGAATCCTTGTCTGCAGCTGTAAAACGGGAACTCCAGGAAGAAGCGGGAATAGAAGTGAACTTCCTGGAACAACTTTATACCTTCGGAGACAATATTCGCCGCGACCCGCGTTTCCGGGTCATTTCAGTGGCCTATTTTGCTTTGGTAAATCCTGCCCAGTTCCAGGTAAAAGCAGATACCGATGCGGAGGATGCGCAATGGTTCCCGATCGATGAACTTCCCGATTTGGCTTACGATCATAGGGAAATTGTAGAAACGGCCATTCAACGGTTGAAAAATAAAGTGACCTACCAACCGATCGGGTTCGGGTTACTTCCGGATGAATTTCTATTCTCCGAATTGGAAAACCTGTATTGCACGATCCTCAACCGGGAAATAGACCGCCGGAATTTCCGGAAGAAAATCCTAAGCTTCGGATTTGTAGAAGAAACAGACCGGTTTGCCAGTAAAAAGAGCGGACGCCCGGCAAAATTATTTCGATTTAATGCGTTAAAATACAACGAGTTAATTGCAAATGGAATACACTTTGAAATTAATTTTGCGTAATTTTTACGCAAAATACTTGCTAAATCAATGCGTGTATTTTATATTTGCGTAAAAAGAACACAAATTAAAATCTATGATACTCAATCTCGACAAAAATTTCAAACCGCTTGAGGGCAAAGAAATTGAATTCCAGGTATTCACTTTTGCAGGTGGAGAACCGCACATCAAGATCAACCCGGATTTTGACACCACACAAGCGGTAACGGTAACACATCGCCTGAATTCCTTCCACGATTTGGGAATTTTATGCCTGGCAGCAGATGCATTACAGCGTATGGAACTGGAATTGGCCCAATTAATCATTCCTTATTTTCCGGCAGCGCGCCAGGACCGGGTGATGATCAAAGGTGAACCGCTTTCCGTGAAAGTTTATGCAGACATCATCAACGGATTGGGTTTCAAAAAAGTAACCGTTTTCGATGCACATTCCGAAGTAACACCGGCCTTATTAAACAAATGTGATGCTGTTCCGAATCACCGGTTTATCGCCGAAGTAATCAAACAAATCGGGAAAGAACCGTTATTGATTTCTCCGGATGGAGGAGCTTTGAAGAAAATTTACAAAGTATCCGAATTCCTGAACGGGCTGGATGTAGTGGAATGCAGCAAACACCGCGATGTAAAAACCGGGAAACTGGAAGGCTTCAAAGTCTATTCCGATGACCTGGGCGGTCGTGATTGTTTGGTGGTGGACGACATTTGCGACGGCGGCGGTACATTCATGGGGCTGGCACAGGAACTGAAGAAAAAGAATGCCGGGAAATTGTACCTGGCGGTCAGTCACGGAATTTTCAGCAAAGGAGTAGCGGACCTGGCAAACTATTTCGATCGTATTTTCACTACCGATTCTTTCAAGGAACTGGAGCATCCGAATATGACCCAAATCAAATTAAATCAAACTATTTTATCTTAAAAAATCAATCGATATGAATCCTTTATTATTAACAGACGGGTATAAAGTAGACCACAGAAGACAATATCCGACCGGAACAACTTTGGTGTATTCCAACTGGACTCCCCGAAAAAGCAGGCTGGACGGAGTAAACGAAGTGGTTTTCTTCGGTTTGCAATACTTCATCAAAAAATACATTTTGGAAGATTTTGAAGAACATTTCTTCAAACAACCGAAGGAAAAAGTACTGGCGCAATACGAGCGACGCATCAACAATTACCTGGGAGAAAACCAGGTCGGGACGAAACACATTGCAGACCTGCACGATTTGGGATACATTCCGATGGTGATCAAAGCATTGCCAGAAGGAGCAATCGTTCCGATGAAAGTGCCGATGTTTACGATGTATAATACGTTGCCGGATTTCTTCTGGCTGACGAATTACTTCGAAACCCTGGTTTCAGCAGTTGTTTGGATGCCATGTACTTCTGCAACTCTGGCAAGACAATACCGTCTGATCCTCGATAAATTTGCTGCTGAAACATCTTCTATGCCGGAATTTGTAGACTGGCAGGGACACGATTTCTCCATGCGCGGAATGGCAGGTATTGAAGCGGCTTTAATCTCAGGAATGGGACATTTGACCAGTTTCACAGGAACAGATACCATTCCGGCCATTGAAACATTGGAGCACTATTACGGTGCGGATTCTAATAAAGAACTCATCGGAGGATCCGTTTCAGCAACGGAACACAGTGTGATGTGCATGGGAACGATTGAAGATGAGATCGGAACGTTCAGAAGATTGATTTGCGACGTATACCCGAAAGGAATCGTATCCATCGTTTCCGATACCTGGGATTTGTGGAAAGTACTGACAAATTACCTGCCTCAATTGAAAAATGAGATTCTGGGGCGTGAAGGAAAAGTAGTGATCCGCCCTGACAGCGGTGATCCGGTAGATATCATTTGTGGAAATCCGGAAGGGAAAACGGAGTACGAACGCAAAGGAGTCGTGGAATTATTGTGGGATACATTCGGTGGCCAAACCAATGAAAAAGGATTCAAAGAACTGGATCCGCATATCGGTGCAATTTACGGGGACAGCATCACAACCACGCGGGCCACACACATTTGTGAGCGCTTGAAAGCCAAAGGATTTGCATCTACGAATGTGGTTCTTGGAATCGGTTCTTACACGTACCAATACAATACACGTGATACGTTCGGGTTTGCCATGAAAGCAACTTACGGAGAAGTAAACGGAGTAGGGCGAGAGATCTTCAAAGCTCCGGTTACGGACGATGGAACGAAAAAATCTGCCAAAGGATTGATGAAAGTGGAATTCACAAACGGCACTTATGTTTTACAGGACCAGGTAAGCTGGGAAGAAGAAAAACAGGGAGCATTGAAAGAAGTGTTCAGAGACGGAAAATTACTGGTAGACCAATCTTTGGCAGAAGTCAGAGAACGGGTGAAAGAATCAACGACTGTTTCTGAGAAAATCTGAAAAAACTGAAATATCTTTCAGGAATGAAAAGCTGTCTCTGTGTGGGGCAGCTTTTTAGTTTTAGGTTCCTGTAGTATCTTCGCATGAAATCAGTTCAGCATGAAAAAAGAATACTGGGATGTAAGCGATGAGCAAGTCATAGAGAAAACAGGTAAACCCATTTCTTTTTGGATGGAAACCCTGAAAGATTTCAAGGCGGAAGAAAAGAAGTCGAATGAAGTGGTGGCATTCCTTCAGGAAATGCACGCTGTTCCTCGTTATTGGGCACGGACTTTAACGACTCATTACCTGAAAGGCCTTGAATGATAATCGTTTACTTTTCGGGAAAGAAGACATGCATAAGTATGAAAAGATTCATGTGTACGTTATTGTGCTTTTGGTTTGCTTTTACTGCTAATTCCCAAAAGAACTTTCATTTTTCCGATTCCACCTTTACTTTGGGCCAGAAACACATATTAACGGATGTGCGTTACGCATTGGGCGGCTACAACCAATTGCTGGTAACAGATAGTCTGATGTTGTCCCAGTTGGATAGCGTGGTACAATTTTTAGAAAAGAACAATACGATCACTGTTGAGATCGGCGTTCACACGGATCATAGAGGATCGGATACCTCGAATG
The window above is part of the Fluviicola sp. genome. Proteins encoded here:
- a CDS encoding NUDIX domain-containing protein — its product is MKLDQNIKVAVDAIVFGYSGNKLSVLLIKQKFGVMKQQWALVGGFVKDDESLSAAVKRELQEEAGIEVNFLEQLYTFGDNIRRDPRFRVISVAYFALVNPAQFQVKADTDAEDAQWFPIDELPDLAYDHREIVETAIQRLKNKVTYQPIGFGLLPDEFLFSELENLYCTILNREIDRRNFRKKILSFGFVEETDRFASKKSGRPAKLFRFNALKYNELIANGIHFEINFA
- a CDS encoding DUF4287 domain-containing protein, with translation MKKEYWDVSDEQVIEKTGKPISFWMETLKDFKAEEKKSNEVVAFLQEMHAVPRYWARTLTTHYLKGLE
- the prs gene encoding ribose-phosphate diphosphokinase; translation: MILNLDKNFKPLEGKEIEFQVFTFAGGEPHIKINPDFDTTQAVTVTHRLNSFHDLGILCLAADALQRMELELAQLIIPYFPAARQDRVMIKGEPLSVKVYADIINGLGFKKVTVFDAHSEVTPALLNKCDAVPNHRFIAEVIKQIGKEPLLISPDGGALKKIYKVSEFLNGLDVVECSKHRDVKTGKLEGFKVYSDDLGGRDCLVVDDICDGGGTFMGLAQELKKKNAGKLYLAVSHGIFSKGVADLANYFDRIFTTDSFKELEHPNMTQIKLNQTILS
- a CDS encoding nicotinate phosphoribosyltransferase, which translates into the protein MNPLLLTDGYKVDHRRQYPTGTTLVYSNWTPRKSRLDGVNEVVFFGLQYFIKKYILEDFEEHFFKQPKEKVLAQYERRINNYLGENQVGTKHIADLHDLGYIPMVIKALPEGAIVPMKVPMFTMYNTLPDFFWLTNYFETLVSAVVWMPCTSATLARQYRLILDKFAAETSSMPEFVDWQGHDFSMRGMAGIEAALISGMGHLTSFTGTDTIPAIETLEHYYGADSNKELIGGSVSATEHSVMCMGTIEDEIGTFRRLICDVYPKGIVSIVSDTWDLWKVLTNYLPQLKNEILGREGKVVIRPDSGDPVDIICGNPEGKTEYERKGVVELLWDTFGGQTNEKGFKELDPHIGAIYGDSITTTRATHICERLKAKGFASTNVVLGIGSYTYQYNTRDTFGFAMKATYGEVNGVGREIFKAPVTDDGTKKSAKGLMKVEFTNGTYVLQDQVSWEEEKQGALKEVFRDGKLLVDQSLAEVRERVKESTTVSEKI
- a CDS encoding OmpA family protein, with product MKRFMCTLLCFWFAFTANSQKNFHFSDSTFTLGQKHILTDVRYALGGYNQLLVTDSLMLSQLDSVVQFLEKNNTITVEIGVHTDHRGSDTSNARITQFRAESVRNYLIARGIPSLRITAKGYGESQLVVPSEEIEKYRKTDKKTYEALHQRNRRTELKITGI